The Planctomycetota bacterium genomic sequence GATCGTCAAATGCAGCCTTTTCCTCTGCGGCGGGCTCATCGAGAAGTATGGCGGGACCGACGAGCTGTCGGGCGTTGGTTCGTTGCTCACGCGGGATCGCTGGCTGGCGACGGTCTTCCTCATTGCCGCCCTATCGCTCGTCGGCCTGCCACCGTTGTCTGGCTTCTTCGGAAAATACCTTCTGATTCTCGCCAGCTTCCAGCGGTTCGACGCCTGGGGCGTCTTTCTTGGGATCGTGGCGGTGGCGACGGGCGCGTTGACGCTGCTCAGCATGGCAAAGATCTGGAGCTACGCGTTCTGGTCGCCGGCGCCGGAGGGATCGTTGTCGCAAACGCTGCCGCCCGAGTTCCGCCCGCCCCAGCGGACGATCGCACTTGTCGCGACGACGTCGCTCGTCGTGCTCGCCCTGACGGTCGGCCTGTTCGCCCACGTCTACTTTGAACTGGCAAGCAAGGCAGGCAAGGGCATCATTCATCCTGACGCCTACGTCACCGCCGTTCTTGGCGAACGCGTGGCTTCAACCATGGTGCCGGCAAACGAGGAGGTGACACCGTGAGTCTGTTTCTGGTTAATGTGCTTCTTGCGGCGATGTGGGTGCTGCTCTGGGGAGACCTGTCGCTCTACACCATCGTTCTGGGATTCGCCTTCGGCTACGCCGTGCTTTGGCTGTTCGCCCGCCTCCGAGGCCACGACACGCTCTGGAACGCCTACGGCCGACGGCTGTTCGGACTGTTCACGTTCGGCATCTACTTCTTCGGACAGCTCGTCAAGAGCAACTGGCAGATCGCGCGGCAAATCCTCTCGCCCGGGCTCGATATTGACCCCAGGATCATCCGTTATGACGTCACAGGCTTGTCGACTGCTGAGATCACCATCCTGAGCAACGCGATCACGCTCACGCCAGGAACGCTCGTCATCGACTCGCGGACACGTGGCGACCGCACACTGCTCTACATCCACTGCCTTTTCGCCGAAGACCGCGAGACGCAGATCGAGGAGATCGACACGCTCCGGCACCACATGGAGCGCGACGTCTTCTTCAAAGGCCCGCCAACGCCGACGGCCATCGCGACAAGGGGGACGCTGGCATGACGACCGACGAATTGGTTGAGTGGTCGACGCTTCTAGGCGTTGTGTTTCTCGTCGCGGGCATCGGCATGTGCCTCTACCGCATCGTTCGCGGGCCGACGCTCGCCGACCGCGGCGTTGCGGCAGACACGATGGGTGTCCAACTGCTCGGGCTCGTCATCGTGCTGACTATCCGCTGGGGCGAGCTCCTGTTCGTCGACGGCATGCTCGTTATCGCCCTGCTCAGCTTCGCAGGCACCGTCGCAATCGCCCAGTTCATCGCCAGGCCGTATCTCCAGCCACAGGACGAACAACGGGAGGGATCGTCATGAGTGGCATTATCTACTCACTGTTTGATGTCTTCACCGCGTTGCTCGTGTTGTCGGGGATTTTCTTCATGTTCGTCGGAGCGGTCGGCATGCTGCGACTGCCCGACGCTTACTGCCGAAGCCACGCCGCCAGCAAGTGCGTGACGCTCGGCATCGTCGGCCTGTTGGCCGCGTTGGTCGTTTTCGTTGCGACGGCGCCGGAAGAGCCGCTGCCGTCCGATCCTGCGGAGGTCGAGCTTGTCACCACGGCCGACGAGCCCACACTCATCGCGTTCACCAAAGCTCTGCTGGTCGTGGTCTTCGTCTTCGTCGCGGCACCAATCGGCTCGCACATGCTAGCGCGCGCCGCCCACATTGCAGGGGTGACGATGTGGTCCGGAAGTCTCGGAGACGAACTCCAGGAAGACACGCGCTCCTAGCGACCATTCACGAGCTTCCGCACGGTCGACTCAAGCTGCTCAAGGTCGACCGGCTTGACGAGATGTTCCGAAAACCCTGCCTCCCGAGACCGGCGGACGTCGGTCTCGGTTCCGTAGCCACTGAGCGCGATCGCCGGCGGGTGATTGTGTGGCAGCGATGACAGAAGGTCCGTGCCGTTTCCATCGGGAAGGCCGATGTCGGAGATGATCAAATCGAAGGACTGCTCGTCAAAGAGCCGCCTTCCCTCGCCCACACTGCCTGCTCGAACCACCTTGGCTTCGAACTGAAGCTGCAGGAATCTCGACATGAGTTTCGACGTGTCGTCGTGGTCTTCGACCAGCAGGATCCGCCCGACACTCAGGTCGGACCTGGCGTCTGGCGCGTTGAAGCTCGGTCCACGCTGTCGAAGGCTCTTGGCGGGCAGTCGCAGTGTGAACGTCGCCCCGCGACCGAGGCCTTCGCTGTGCGCGACGAGCGATCCGCCGTGCGCGTCAGCGAGATGCCGGCTGATCGCCAGCCCAAGCCCGAGTCCCCCGAACGTGCGGTTCATCCCAGGGCCGCCCTGCTCAAAGGCATCGAAGATCGATCGAAGCCGTGACGGCTCGATGCCCAGACCGTCGTCCGTCACCGAGCAGCAAACACTCTTGCCGTCGTCGTCGGTAAATGTCCTGACCGCGATGCTGCCCTCGGCCTCGGTGAATTTCACTGCGTTCTTGATCAGGTTCCAGACGACCTGCTGGATTCGTGCCGGATCGACGACGGTTCCAAGCGGCTTGGACGTGACGTCGAGCTTGAGATCCAGCCGCTTGTCGAAGACGTCCTGCTCGCAGATATCGACCGCGTGTTGGACGACCTCGTTCAAGTCACTCGGGCGGCGCGTCAGCTGGAGTTTACCGCGGGCAATGCGAGTCAAATCGAGCAGATCGTCGATCAGTCGAACCTCCAGCTCGACATTGCGACGCATCGTGTCGAGTGTCTCGACAATCATCGATCGGGTGTCATCCGATTCGAGGTCGTGCTGCTTCCCGACAACACTCGCCAGCATCTGAGCTCCGGCCACCACGGGTGTGAGTGGCGTTCGCAGCTCGTGGCTCAATACCGCCAGAAACTCGCTCTTTGCGCGGTTCGCCTGCTCGGCCAGCTCCCGCGCACGGTCGGCGGAAATGCGGGCATTGATCGCGTTCTCCTTCGCCTCCCGCAGCATGCGTTCGCTGCGTTTGCGGTCCGTGATGTCCAGCAGCACGCAGCCGACGGTCCTGAACGACTCGACTTCGTCCATCGCCGGATCGCCGCCGGGAGCGGCTGCCACTTCGCCGTCGAGTGGCTCCCCAGCCGGAAAAAAGCTTGCCAGAAACCAGCGAGGCCCCATGCCATCGTGTGGAAGCGAAGCGCCGAGTTCCGTGCCGATGACCGGATGACCCGTGGCGAAGACCCGTCGAAGGTGCTGGCGAATCTCTTCCATCAAGCTGGGGTCGTCGGTGTCGTCGATGCGCGACCGCTTATCGCCCAAGCCCGTCATGCTCGTGAGCTGAGCGTTGTGCTGCACCAGCCGAGCGGTGCGATCAAAAAAGCCAAAGCCCACCGGCGCTCCAGCCAGTAACGAACGAAGTCGCCCAGACGTCTCGGCCAGGTTCTGGTTGGCAGCTTCGGCCCGCTCGTTGACCTCTTCGAGCTGTTCGTTTCGACGATTCAGCTCGGATTGCTGCCTCTCAAGCTCCGCCTTTTGCGCGGCGAGCAGCTGTTCCTTCCTGTGCAGATCCGTCACGTCCTGAACGACGACGTTGAGCCCCAGTGGTGAACCGCCTTCCGCGGCGAAGACAGGGCTGCAGTTCCAGAGGATCGTCCGGACCTCGTCGGGCTTGCCCTCGTCCCCGCCGAGCGCGAGGTCGATCTGGACGCGCTTGCGCATGCCGTCTTCCAGAGCACCGCGGCTGGCGTGCTCGACCTGACGCCAGACGTGATCAGGCAGGGCTTCTTGCGCAAGCCGTCCGATCCAATCGGCACTCGCAAGGCCGATGAGCCGTGGCATGGCGGTGTTGATCTTCGTGAACTTCAGGTCGGTATCGAGCAGTGCTAGTCCCGCCGGTGCCTCTCGATAGGTGGCCTCCAACTCGGCGACACGCCGGGCATTGGCCTCCTGGCTCTGCCGCAGCTGGGTTATCTGCTCATGGCGATCGTTGACGTCGTAGTTGACGCCGATGAGCCTCGATTCGCCGTTGGCGTCGACGCGTCGTCCAATCCCCGCGATCCAGCAGTTGTCGCCGTTTCGACGGGCGATACGAAACTCGGAGTTGAAGCTCGCCGCGGTCCCTTCGATCACGGCCCGCGTCTCGCTGTGCACACGCTGACGGTCGCGTTCATCGATCCGCGCGAAAAACTGATCGACCGGCACGGTGCCATTGTCCGACGCATCGAGATCGAACAGCTGGAGCACGCGTGGGTCAGCCGTGACCTCGTCGGTTCCGACGTGCCAACTCCACGTACCCATCTGTCCCGCATCGAGCGCGTGACGAAGCTGGCGTGTCGCATCGTCCGCAACCCGCTCAGCCGCAACGCGCGCAGCCTTGGCCTCGC encodes the following:
- a CDS encoding proton-conducting transporter membrane subunit gives rise to the protein LSIHVISQVGYMILGIALALAAGVPEAGELAMAATLLYMVQHMIVKCSLFLCGGLIEKYGGTDELSGVGSLLTRDRWLATVFLIAALSLVGLPPLSGFFGKYLLILASFQRFDAWGVFLGIVAVATGALTLLSMAKIWSYAFWSPAPEGSLSQTLPPEFRPPQRTIALVATTSLVVLALTVGLFAHVYFELASKAGKGIIHPDAYVTAVLGERVASTMVPANEEVTP
- a CDS encoding Na+/H+ antiporter subunit E, yielding MSLFLVNVLLAAMWVLLWGDLSLYTIVLGFAFGYAVLWLFARLRGHDTLWNAYGRRLFGLFTFGIYFFGQLVKSNWQIARQILSPGLDIDPRIIRYDVTGLSTAEITILSNAITLTPGTLVIDSRTRGDRTLLYIHCLFAEDRETQIEEIDTLRHHMERDVFFKGPPTPTAIATRGTLA
- a CDS encoding monovalent cation/H+ antiporter complex subunit F, with translation MTTDELVEWSTLLGVVFLVAGIGMCLYRIVRGPTLADRGVAADTMGVQLLGLVIVLTIRWGELLFVDGMLVIALLSFAGTVAIAQFIARPYLQPQDEQREGSS
- the mnhG gene encoding monovalent cation/H(+) antiporter subunit G; the encoded protein is MSGIIYSLFDVFTALLVLSGIFFMFVGAVGMLRLPDAYCRSHAASKCVTLGIVGLLAALVVFVATAPEEPLPSDPAEVELVTTADEPTLIAFTKALLVVVFVFVAAPIGSHMLARAAHIAGVTMWSGSLGDELQEDTRS
- a CDS encoding response regulator gives rise to the protein MPRGSDELHEAPPSEAVLLIEDSDEDAKLLERLLRATSDCHVERVGTLAEGGRAVDASRFDLLILDNHLPDGSAAEFLQWLTQESRRQPQFVGTTPCPVVVLTGAGSIALAAELIRLGAGDYLDKSELQPGDDPERPRVQLCRTIERAREHHRLTRRNARLLLNALVKRRTMREAKAARVAAERVADDATRQLRHALDAGQMGTWSWHVGTDEVTADPRVLQLFDLDASDNGTVPVDQFFARIDERDRQRVHSETRAVIEGTAASFNSEFRIARRNGDNCWIAGIGRRVDANGESRLIGVNYDVNDRHEQITQLRQSQEANARRVAELEATYREAPAGLALLDTDLKFTKINTAMPRLIGLASADWIGRLAQEALPDHVWRQVEHASRGALEDGMRKRVQIDLALGGDEGKPDEVRTILWNCSPVFAAEGGSPLGLNVVVQDVTDLHRKEQLLAAQKAELERQQSELNRRNEQLEEVNERAEAANQNLAETSGRLRSLLAGAPVGFGFFDRTARLVQHNAQLTSMTGLGDKRSRIDDTDDPSLMEEIRQHLRRVFATGHPVIGTELGASLPHDGMGPRWFLASFFPAGEPLDGEVAAAPGGDPAMDEVESFRTVGCVLLDITDRKRSERMLREAKENAINARISADRARELAEQANRAKSEFLAVLSHELRTPLTPVVAGAQMLASVVGKQHDLESDDTRSMIVETLDTMRRNVELEVRLIDDLLDLTRIARGKLQLTRRPSDLNEVVQHAVDICEQDVFDKRLDLKLDVTSKPLGTVVDPARIQQVVWNLIKNAVKFTEAEGSIAVRTFTDDDGKSVCCSVTDDGLGIEPSRLRSIFDAFEQGGPGMNRTFGGLGLGLAISRHLADAHGGSLVAHSEGLGRGATFTLRLPAKSLRQRGPSFNAPDARSDLSVGRILLVEDHDDTSKLMSRFLQLQFEAKVVRAGSVGEGRRLFDEQSFDLIISDIGLPDGNGTDLLSSLPHNHPPAIALSGYGTETDVRRSREAGFSEHLVKPVDLEQLESTVRKLVNGR